In Corylus avellana chromosome ca2, CavTom2PMs-1.0, the following proteins share a genomic window:
- the LOC132169102 gene encoding transcription termination factor MTERF15, mitochondrial-like: MLHVVGVRDGQLVYLKEKALDDKAQNLESKFNCSRHSRTITTRSLTKTNDIPFKHGNGATFHPPDATLLLFSLTLSLPPSWRIGLNASPNTREDFLINKKWPETESDKLGESTMFALFCSRQVVLLKSRRTQLGVFQQNAFFILKSFTSIGLCQSSEKRQEEKHSFTVSYLINSCGLSPKSAILASHSMNFENPERPDSVLNLLRENGFTPTHISKIIRVQPRFLLSDPEKTLLPKIEFFRSLGVSSSELPGILSSNPMLLARSLEKQLIPSYNFLKSVVLVNEKVVTALKRSARAFQFNVATNMAPNVALLRRLGVPQSTISFLVSNYPSEAFTKHTRFVEAVRQVMDMGFDPLKTVFVRAIQVLLKMSKPRFESKLEFYKRWGWSKDMALSAFKRNPMCMILSEEKITKVMDFLVNKMGWLSANIAINPAVLLFSLEKRIMPRFSVIQILLAKDLVKNDLSLSTILLPNERRFLEKFVIKFQDDIPQLFNVYQSKMDVLEIGRQSENVCVAEQL; the protein is encoded by the exons ATGTTGCATGTGGTCGGAGTTAGAGATGGCCAACTGGTCTATCTCAAAGAGAAAGCTTTGGATGATAAGGCTCAAAACTTAGAATCAAAGTTCAACTGTTCAAG GCACAGCCGGACCATTACGACACGCTCTCTGACAAAGACAAACGACATACCGTTCAAACATGGAAACGGCGCGACCTTTCACCCCCCAGATGCCACACTTCTCCTGTTCTCCTTAACCCTCTCCCTTCCTCCATCATGGAGAATAGGGCTTAATGCCAGTCCCAACACTCGAGAGGATTTCTTGATAAACAAGAAGTGGCCTGAGACTGAATCGGACAAACTCGGTGAGTCAACAATGTTTGCTCTTTTCTGTTCAAGACAGGTTGTATTACTCAAAAGTAGGAGGACCCAACTGGGGGTTTTTCAGCAAAATGCTTTCTTTATTCTAAAATCATTCACATCGATAGGGTTATGTCAATCTAGCGAAAAAcgacaagaagaaaaacattcTTTTACAGTGTCTTACCTCATAAACTCATGTGGGTTGTCCCCAAAATCTGCTATTTTAGCATCCCACAGTATGAACTTTGAGAACCCAGAGAGACCAGACTCAGTGCTTAATCTTCTCAGAGAGAATGGATTCACCCCTACCCATATCTCCAAAATTATCAGGGTACAGCCACGGTTTCTTTTATCTGATCCTGAGAAGACCCTTTTGCCCAAGATTGAGTTTTTCCGTTCTTTGGGGGTTTCAAGCTCTGAACTCCCTGGGATCCTCTCTTCAAATCCAATGTTGTTAGCAAGAAGCTTAGAGAAACAACTAATCCCCTCCTATAATTTCCTCAAGAGTGTGGTTCTTGTCAACGAGAAAGTCGTTACAGCTTTGAAGCGCTCAGCACGGGCTTTTCAATTTAATGTGGCAACTAATATGGCTCCTAACGTTGCACTTTTGAGACGACTTGGAGTGCCTCAATCTACCATTTCTTTCTTGGTAAGTAATTATCCTTCTGAAGCGTTCACTAAGCATACTAGGTTTGTTGAGGCTGTCCGCCAGGTTATGGACATGGGATTCGATCCCTTGAAAACGGTGTTTGTTCGGGCAATCCAAGTGTTGCTGAAGATGAGTAAACCAAGATTTGAGTCAAAATTGGAGTTTTATAAGAGGTGGGGTTGGTCAAAGGACATGGCCCTCTCTGCATTTAAAAGGAATCCAATGTGTATGATTTTATCAGAAGAGAAGATCACCAAAGTCATGGACTTCCTTGTGAATAAAATGGGTTGGCTATCAGCTAATATTGCTATAAATCCTGCAGTTCTATTATTCAGCTTGGAGAAGAGGATTATGCCTAGGTTTTCAGTTATTCAGATTTTACTAGCCAAGGATTTGGTCAAGAATGATTTGTCCTTGTCGACTATATTATTGCCTAATGAGAGGAGGTTTTTGGAAAAGTTTGTGATCAAATTTCAGGACGATATTCCTCAATTGTTCAATGTTTATCAGAGTAAGATGGATGTTCTGGAGATAGGGAGACAATCGGAGAACGTATGTGTGGCTGAACAGTTGTAA
- the LOC132171571 gene encoding transcription termination factor MTERF15, mitochondrial-like, with the protein MFALLCSRQLLLLKSRRTQLGVFQQNAFFILKSFTPIGLFESNETQQEEKHSFTVSYLINSCGLSPKSAILASQRMNFENPERPDSVLNLLKENGFNNTQISKIVRVRPLFLLSDPEKTLLPKIEFFRSVGVSSSDLPVILSSNPSLFSRSLKNQLIPCYDFLKSVLLVEEKVVTTLKHSPRAFLYNVTNNMAPNIALLRQLGVPQSSISFLVSHYPYRAFTKHTRFVEVVNLVMEMGFNPLKMMFVHAIQVLLKMGKPKLESKLELYERWGWSKDMALSAFKRNPICMLLSEEKITKAMDFLVKKMGCLSANIAINPAVLSFSLEKRIMPRFSVIQILVAKDLVKNDLSLSTILLPNERRFLEKFVIKYQDDIPQLLNVYQGKKDVLEVGSQSEKVPMLPP; encoded by the exons ATGTTTGCTCTTCTCTGTTCAAGACAGCTTCTATTACTCAAAAGTAGGAGGACCCAACTGGGGGTTTTTCAGCAAAATGCTTTCTTTATTCTAAAATCTTTCACACCGATAGGATTATTTGAATCTAACGAAACACAACAAGAAGAGAAACATTCTTTTACAGTGTCTTACCTCATAAACTCATGTGGGTTGTCCCCAAAATCTGCTATTTTAGCATCCCAGAGGATGAACTTTGAGAACCCGGAGAGACCAGACTCAGTGCTTAATCTTCTCAAAGAGAATGGATTCAACAATACCCAGATCTCCAAAATTGTCAGGGTACGCCCACTGTTTCTTTTATCTGATCCTGAGAAGACCCTTTTGCCCAAGATTGAGTTTTTCCGTTCTGTGGGGGTTTCGAGCTCTGACCTCCCTGTTATCCTCTCTTCAAACCCATCTTTGTTTTCAAGAAGCTTAAAGAATCAACTAATCCCCTGCTATGATTTCCTCAAGAGTGTGCTTCTTGTCGAGGAGAAAGTCGTTACAACTTTGAAGCACTCACCACGGGCTTTTCTATATAATGTGACAAATAATATGGCTCCTAACATTGCACTTTTAAGACAACTTGGAGTGCCTCAATCTTCCATTTCCTTCTTGGTAAGTCATTATCCCTATAGGGCGTTCACTAAGCATACTAGGTTTGTTGAGGTTGTAAACCTGGTTATGGAAATGGGATTCAATCCCTTGAAAATGATGTTTGTCCATGCAATCCAAGTGTTATTGAAGATGGGCAAACCGAAGTTGGAGTCAAAGTTGGAGCTTTATGAGAGGTGGGGCTGGTCAAAGGACATGGCCCTCTCAGCATTTAAAAGGAATCCAATTTGTATGCTTTTATCAGAAGAGAAGATTACGAAAGCAATGGACTTCCTTGTGAAAAAAATGGGTTGTCTATCTGCTAATATTGCTATAAATCCTGCAGTTCTATCATTCAGCTTGGAGAAGAGGATAATGCCTAGGTTTTCCGTTATTCAGATTTTAGTAGCCAAGGATTTGGTCAAGAATGATTTGTCCTTGTCGACTATCTTATTGCCTAATGAGAGGAGGTTTTTGGAAAAGTTTGTGATCAAATATCAGGACGATATTCCTCAATTGTTGAATGTGTATCAGGGTAAGAAGGATGTTCTGGAGGTAGGGAGTCAATCTGAGAAG GTTCCTATGCTGccgccttaa
- the LOC132169103 gene encoding uncharacterized protein LOC132169103: protein MNFENPKRPDSVLNLLKENGFTNTQISKIVRVRPLFLLSDPEKTLLPKIEFFRSVGVSSSDLPVILSSNPSLFSRSLKKQLIPCYDFLKSVLLVEEKVVTTLKHSPRAFLYNVTNNMAPNIALLRQLGVPQSSISFLVSNYPCEAFSKHTRFVEAVHQVMEMGFDPLKTVFVLAIQVLLKISKPKLESKLELYKRWGWSKNMAVSAFKRHPNCMLASEEKITKAMDFIVNKMGWPSANIAVNPAVLFFSLEKRIMPRFSVIQILVAKDLVKNDLSLSSILKPNERSFLEKFVIKYRDDIPQLLIVYQGKKDLLEVGS, encoded by the coding sequence ATGAACTTTGAGAACCCAAAAAGACCAGACTCAGTGCTTAATCTTCTCAAAGAGAATGGATTCACCAATACCCAGATCTCCAAAATTGTCAGGGTACGCCCACTGTTTCTTTTATCTGATCCTGAGAAGACCCTTTTGCCCAAGATTGAGTTTTTCCGTTCTGTGGGGGTTTCGAGCTCTGACCTCCCTGTTATCCTCTCTTCAAACCCATCTTTGTTCTCAAGAAGCTTAAAGAAACAACTAATCCCCTGCTATGATTTCCTCAAGAGTGTGCTTCTTGTCGAGGAGAAAGTCGTTACAACTTTGAAGCACTCACCACGGGCTTTTCTATATAATGTGACAAATAATATGGCTCCTAACATTGCACTTTTGAGACAACTTGGAGTGCCTCAatcttccatttctttcttgGTAAGTAATTATCCCTGTGAAGCGTTCAGTAAGCATACTAGGTTTGTTGAGGCTGTCCACCAGGTTATGGAAATGGGATTCGATCCCTTGAAAACGGTGTTTGTGCTGGCAATTCAAGTGTTATTGAAGATAAGTAAACCGAAGTTGGAGTCAAAGTTGGAGCTTTACAAGCGGTGGGGTTGGTCAAAGAACATGGCCGTGTCAGCATTTAAAAGGCATCCAAATTGTATGCTTGCATCGGAAGAGAAGATCACGAAAGCAATGGACTTCATTGTGAACAAAATGGGTTGGCCATCTGCTAACATTGCTGTTAATCCTGCAGTTCTATTTTTCAGCTTGGAGAAGAGGATAATGCCTAGGTTTTCAGTTATTCAGATTTTAGTAGCCAAGGATTTGGTCAAGAATGATTTGTCCTTGTCGAGTATCTTAAAACCTAATGAGAGGAGTTTTTTGGAAAAGTTTGTGATCAAATACCGGGACGATATTCCTCAATTGTTGATTGTGTATCAGGGTAAGAAGGATCTTCTGGAGGTAGGGAGTTGA